From Populus trichocarpa isolate Nisqually-1 chromosome 19, P.trichocarpa_v4.1, whole genome shotgun sequence, a single genomic window includes:
- the LOC18108357 gene encoding autophagy-related protein 18c translates to MTMSSTVSTSQGFLPQARHGSFESSNVLASGSLGQPELESNGSNEVELISASWNQDYGCFAAGTSHGFRIYNCEPFKETFRRDLKSGGFKIVEMLFRCNILALVGADANSQYPPNKVLIWDDHQSRCIGEFSFRSEVRSVKLRRDRIVVVLEHKLYVYNFMDLKLLHQIETLANPRGLCCLSHDSNTFVLACPGLHRGQVRIEHFGLNVMKLINAHDSHIACLTLTMDGLLLATASTRGTLIRIFNTMDGTRLQEVRRGVDRAEIYGIALSRNVQWLAVSSDKGTVHIFSLRVRVAGEDSSSHLSPAQGPALLEQNSSSSLDGLISPSTSANPGSSLSFMRGVLPKYFSSEWSFAQFHLPEDTQYIAAFASQNTVIIVGMNGSFYRCSFDPVHGGQMLQQEYVRFLQTESRPG, encoded by the exons ATGACCATGAGTTCAACTGTTTCAACTTCTCAAGGATTCCTTCCCCAGGCAAGGCATGGTTCGTTTGAATCCTCAAATGTTCTTGCTTCTGGTTCTTTAGGTCAGCCCGAGCTGGAATCCAATGGTAGCAATGAAGTGGAATTGATTTCTGCATCCTGGAACCAGGATTATGGCTGCTTTGCTGCTGGCACAAGCCATGGCTTTCGCATTTATAATTGTGAGCCTTTTAAGGAAACTTTCAGACGTGATCTCAAAAGTGGGGGATTCAAAATTGTTGAGATGCTGTTCCGGTGCAACATTCTGGCACTTGTTGGGGCTGATGCTAATTCTCAGTATCCTCCAAACAAAGTTTTGATCTGGGATGATCATCAGAGCCGGTGCATTGGTGAATTTTCATTTAGGTCTGAGGTTCGGTCTGTGAAGTTAAGGCGGGATCGCATTGTTGTTGTTCTTGAGCACAAGTTATATGTTTATAATTTCATGGATTTGAAGCTTCTTCATCAGATTGAGACTCTGGCAAATCCCAGAGGACTGTGCTGCCTTTCTCATGATTCAAATACATTTGTGTTGGCGTGCCCTGGGCTTCATCGGGGCCAGGTCCGAATTGAACACTTTGGGTTGAATGTCATGAAGTTGATTAATGCTCATGATTCTCATATTGCATGCTTGACCTTGACAATGGATGGCTTGCTTCTTGCGACTGCTAGTACAAGGGGCACTTTGATAAGAATTTTCAATACAATGGATGGCACTCGTTTACAAGAG GTGAGAAGAGGAGTTGATAGAGCAGAGATTTATGGCATTGCACTCTCTCGGAATGTCCAGTGGTTGGCTGTATCGAGTGACAAAGGTACTGTTCATATCTTCAGTCTAAGAGTTCGAGTGGCTGGAGAGGACTCATCCTCTCATCTGAGCCCTGCTCAGGGCCCGGCATTGTTAGAACAGAATTCATCATCTTCCCTTGATGGCCTTATTTCTCCAAGCACTAGTGCGAATCCTGGCTCGTCATTGTCTTTTATGAGAG GGGTTTTGCCAAAGTATTTTAGTTCTGAGTGGTCATTTGCTCAGTTCCACTTGCCTGAAGACACTCAGTACATTGCAGCTTTTGCATCTCAGAATACTGTCATTATTGTTGGCATGAATGGGAG CTTTTACAGGTGCAGCTTTGATCCGGTTCATGGAGGACAGATGTTGCAGCAGGAATATGTCCGCTTTCTACAAACTGAGAGCCGGCCTGGATAG
- the LOC18108361 gene encoding peroxidase 27, with translation MASSKLSPCLIFLQVVFLVLVFNSANAQLRVGFYKDTCPKAEAIVEEVMHQVMKVAPSLSGPLLRMHFHDCFVRGCDGSVLLNSSTGQAEKDSPPNLSLRGYQIIDRVKTALEKECPGVVSCADIMAIVARDVTVATMGPFWEVETGRRDGRVSNILEPLTNLPPFFANISQLISMFRSKGLSVKDLVVLSGGHTIGTSHCSSFSSRLYNSTGKDGTDPTLDSEYIEKLKSRCKVGDQTTLVEMDPGSVRTFDNSYYTLVAKRRGLFQSDAALLDNSETKAYVKLQSAATHRPTFFKDFGVSMINMGRVGVLTGKAGEIRKVCSKVN, from the exons ATGGCTAGCTCAAAGCTTTCCCCATGTCTAATCTTTCTTCAGGTCGTTTTCTTGGTGTTGGTCTTTAACTCGGCAAATGCGCAGTTGAGGGTAGGGTTTTACAAGGATACATGTCCAAAAGCTGAGGCTATTGTGGAAGAGGTTATGCATCAAGTGATGAAAGTAGCTCCTAGCCTTAGTGGTCCTTTGTTGAGGATGCACTTTCATGACTGCTTTGTGAGG GGCTGTGATGGCTCGGTGCTTTTGAACTCTAGCACTGGCCAAGCTGAAAAGGATTCACCTCCGAACTTAAGCCTTAGAGGATATCAAATTATTGACAGAGTCAAGACTGCATTAGAAAAGGAGTGTCCTGGAGTAGTTTCCTGTGCGGACATCATGGCCATTGTGGCTAGGGATGTCACGGTTGCG ACTATGGGACCTTTCTGGGAGGTTGAAACTGGAAGAAGGGATGGAAGGGTGTCCAATATTTTAGAGCCCTTGACAAACCTGCCACCATTTTTCGCAAACATTTCTCAATTGATATCAATGTTTCGTTCGAAAGGTCTAAGCGTGAAGGACCTCGTAGTGCTTTCAG GTGGGCACACCATTGGCACTTCTCATTGCTCTTCATTCAGCTCTCGGCTTTACAACTCCACCGGAAAGGATGGCACCGATCCCACATTGGACTCAGAATACATAGAAAAACTGAAGAGTAGATGCAAGGTAGGAGATCAAACTACGCTAGTAGAGATGGATCCTGGAAGTGTCAGGACATTCGACAACAGCTATTATACGCTTGTAGCTAAAAGAAGGGGACTTTTCCAGTCTGATGCAGCTCTCCTTGACAACAGTGAGACAAAAGCTTATGTTAAACTTCAATCTGCTGCGACCCATAGACCCACTTTCTTCAAAGACTTTGGTGTTTCCATGATAAATATGGGCAGGGTTGGAGTTCTAACCGGTAAAGCTGGTGAAATCAGGAAAGTTTGCAGCAAGGTTAATTAA
- the LOC18108358 gene encoding F-box protein At1g30790 produces MAIRAQNRKEMVSQLARNNIIVADILSRLPVKTLLRFNSVCKLWHYMIDSSLGFQALHYDRSQRKPRFLLRWSDFDFQPLESIGCRYVYNFIPTDTEGNMFSPIQVKVQEPVKLVLPGCFGLLCLATETRIYVFNPSTRRLLALPYDRSGIAGFGIGYLSSAKTHKIVRLNIPRQSRTSLNCKLECSVFTLLPEKRGLKWRAVKEGCPYLVEQFGFPAFANETIYWKIDLGQHQALHRHNDFIVSFKLSDEKFQTITHPDHRTDTPRHWKSPTRHSTQLVELRGHLYMVETLALSHVAIWRLTNPENSIWSKACIIDISKISPKFVGELQCVKGTEIIFNSGTRLLLYYDEEKKTFRRKILPCSAENLTIYCESLTSLTTSQG; encoded by the coding sequence ATGGCGATTAGGGCTCAAAATCGAAAGGAGATGGTTTCTCAACTCGCAAGAAACAATATCATCGTAGCAGACATTCTATCAAGACTGCCTGTGAAGACCCTTTTGAGGTTCAACTCTGTATGCAAGTTATGGCACTACATGATTGACTCGAGCCTTGGCTTCCAAGCCTTGCACTACGATCGATCGCAGAGGAAACCTCGATTCCTTTTGCGGTGGTCTGACTTTGATTTTCAGCCGCTTGAATCCATCGGATGCCGGTATGTGTATAACTTTATTCCGACAGACACTGAGGGGAACATGTTCAGTCCGATTCAGGTTAAGGTGCAAGAACCTGTTAAACTCGTATTGCCAGGTTGCTTTGGTTTGCTTTGCTTAGCTACAGAAACACGTATTTATGTGTTTAACCCTAGCACTCGTCGTCTTCTTGCACTGCCATATGATAGAAGTGGAATAGCAGGATTCGGGATCGGATATCTGAGCTCAGCAAAAACACACAAGATTGTGCGGTTAAATATTCCTCGGCAATCAAGAACTTCCTTGAATTGCAAACTAGAGTGCTCGGTTTTCACTCTTCTTCCAGAGAAAAGAGGACTTAAATGGAGGGCAGTAAAAGAAGGTTGCCCATATTTGGTGGAGCAGTTTGGTTTTCCAGCTTTTGCTAACGAAACTATTTACTGGAAGATCGATCTTGGGCAACATCAAGCACTCCACAGGCATAACGATTTTATTGTCTCGTTTAAACTTAGTGACGAGAAGTTCCAAACCATAACTCATCCTGATCACAGGACTGACACTCCTCGTCATTGGAAATCGCCTACTCGACATTCAACGCAACTGGTGGAACTACGTGGGCATTTGTACATGGTGGAGACTTTAGCATTATCTCATGTTGCAATATGGAGACTAACCAATCCCGAGAATTCCATATGGTCAAAAGCATGCATAATCGACATAAGCAAAATTTCTCCGAAATTTGTTGGAGAACTCCAGTGCGTCAAGGGTACAGAAATCATATTCAACTCTGGTACTCGTCTTCTGCTCTACTACgatgaggaaaagaaaacatttagaAGGAAGATACTACCCTGCTCTGCAGAAAATCTTACCATTTATTGCGAAAGTCTTACTTCCCTGACAACATCACAGGGATAA
- the LOC18108359 gene encoding protein SOMBRERO, with product MSLANIAVGFRFNPTEAELACHYLYNKVMGLPLSCPYIVQDYDLYGHEEPWQIWENFGEYNNTTSDDEDDDEVEAGPSPQDDLFFFTNLRKINPGMKSSKFDRGVGSNGGRWHGDDVHSFHSKGITWNRRRYCYKNPNIGTPDASWIMLEYSLDDSLMQNVPHYTVLCRIRKKSNKNCSRKRKSSQSSSQPEPKRQSKKLNSKLRTPPIKEKKLFM from the coding sequence ATGTCTCTTGCTAATATTGCTGTAGGGTTCCGATTTAACCCTACAGAGGCTGAACTTGCTTGCCATTATCTTTACAACAAAGTCATGGGTCTTCCTCTATCTTGCCCTTACATTGTTCAAGATTATGATCTATATGGTCATGAGGAGCCTTGGCAGATATGGGAAAATTTTGGAGAATACAATAATACTACTagtgatgatgaggatgatgatgaagtTGAGGCTGGTCCGTCTCCTCAGgatgatcttttctttttcacaaatTTGAGAAAGATAAACCCTGGCATGAAATCCTCCAAATTTGATCGTGGTGTTGGGTCCAATGGGGGCCGTTGGCATGGTGACGATGTTCATTCATTCCATTCCAAAGGAATTACTTGGAATCGAAGGAGATATTGTTACAAGAATCCCAATATAGGCACTCCTGATGCTTCCTGGATTATGTTGGAGTATTCCCTCGATGATTCTCTTATGCAGAATGTTCCTCATTATACTGTGCTCTGTCGAATTCGGAAAAAGAGTAACAAGAATTGCAGTAGAAAGAGGAAATCAAGCCAATCTAGCTCTCAGCCTGAGCCTAAACGCCAGTCGAAGAAATTGAACTCGAAATTGAGGACACCTCcgattaaagaaaagaaactgtTCATGTGA
- the LOC112325791 gene encoding chlorophyll a-b binding protein CP26, chloroplastic → MASLAASRAAASLGVSEMLGNPLNFSGATRSASPAASTPATFKTVALFSKKKPAPKPKPSAVSPADVELAKWYGPDRRIFLPDGLLDRSEIPEYLTGEVPGDYGYDPFGLSKKPDDFEKYQAFELIHARWAMLGAAGFIIPEAFNKFGANCGPEAVWFKTGALLLDGNTLNYFGKNIPINLVLAVVAEVILVGGAEYFRITNGLGFDDKLHPGGPFDPLGLAKDPDQAALLKVKEIKNGRLAMFAMLGFFFQAYVTGEGPVENLAKHLSDPFGNNLLTVIAGSAERAPSL, encoded by the exons ATGGCTTCCCTGGCAGCATCCAGAGCAGCTGCCTCCCTTGGAGTGTCTGAAATGCTAGGAAACCCTCTCAACTTCAGCGGAGCCACCAGGTCTGCTTCTCCGGCTGCATCAACTCCTGCCACGTTCAAGACTGTTGCTCTCTTTTCCAAGAAGAAGCCCGCTCCTAAACCAAAGCCTTCTGCTGTTTCACCAGCTGATGTGGAGCTCGCCAAGTGGTACG GTCCTGACAGAAGAATCTTCTTGCCGGATGGGCTCTTGGACCGGTCTGAGATCCCAGAATACTTGACTGGAGAAGTCCCTGGAGA CTATGGTTACGATCCTTTTGGTCTCAGCAAGAAGCCAGACGACTTCGAAAA ATATCAGGCATTTGAGTTGATTCACGCCAGGTGGGCCATGCTTGGAGCAGCTGGCTTCATCATCCCTGAAGCTTTCAACAAATTTGGAGCCAACTGTGGGCCAGAAGCTGTCTGGTTCAAG ACAGGAGCTCTACTTCTTGATGGCAACACATTGAACTACTTTGGCAAGAACATCCCCATCAACCTCGTCCTTGCTGTCGTTGCTGAGGTTATCCTTGTTGGCGGTGCTGAATATTTCAGAATCACTAATGGCTTG GGTTTTGATGACAAGCTTCACCCGGGTGGTCCTTTTGACCCACTGGGCTTGGCAAAGGATCCTGATCAAGCTGCACTCCTGAAGGTGAAGGAGATTAAGAATGGTAGACTTGCAATGTTTGCCATGCTGGGTTTCTTCTTCCAAGCTTATGTTACTGGAGAAGGTCCCGTGGAGAACCTCGCAAAACATCTCAGCGATCCTTTTGGCAACAACTTGCTCACTGTCATTGCTGGTTCTGCTGAGAGAGCTCCTTCTCTGTGA